One window of the Prionailurus bengalensis isolate Pbe53 chromosome E1, Fcat_Pben_1.1_paternal_pri, whole genome shotgun sequence genome contains the following:
- the ENPP7 gene encoding ectonucleotide pyrophosphatase/phosphodiesterase family member 7 → MGRSAVLLAVALATLLAPGTGAPVGRKVSRNKLLLVSFDGFRWDYDQDVPTPNLDAMALDGVKARYMTPAFVTMTSPCHFTLVTGKYIENHGVVHNMYYNTTSKVKLPYHATLGVQMWWDNGSLPIWITAQRQGLKTGSFFYPGGNVTYQNVAVTLSRKEGALHNYGNEAEWKANIDTVMSWFTGEGLDLVTLYFGEPDSTGHKYGPESQQRKDMVMQVDRTVGYLRDSIRSSGLEDSLNLIITSDHGMTTVHKQAQDLVEFHKFPNFTFKDIEFELLDYGPNGMLLPKEGRLEKVYEVLKDAHPKLHVFKKESFPSSLHYANNSRITPLLMFSDPGYVIHGRLSVQFNKGEHGFHNNVTDMKTIFRAVGPSFKRGLEVEPFESIHVYELMCKLLGIVPEANDGSLSVLLPTLQETSHGPLSTVSPTLQKTSHGPLSTVSPTLQKTSHGPLSTVSPTSPSGMAVSRVGPPSPSPPQPLETSRVPDTMQRTLRILGAAQKGSSLVGGGETEGQGGPAPTSRAVCGHAGARGSPAREGPAARLQLPPGAQGRWRGRFA, encoded by the exons ATGGGACGCTCGGCTGTCCTCCTCGCCGTGGCCCTGGCCACCCTCCTGGCTCCGGGGACAGGGGCTCCCGTCGGCAGGAAGGTCTCCCGGAATAAGCTGCTGCTGGTGTCCTTTGACGGCTTCCGCTGGGACTATGACCAGGACGTACCCACTCCCAACCTGGACGCCATGGCACTCGACGGGGTGAAAGCACGCTACATGACCCCGGCCTTCGTCACCATGACCAGCCCCTGCCACTTCACCCTGGTCACTG gcaaaTACATCGAGAACCACGGCGTGGTTCACAACATGTACTACAACACCACCAGCAAGGTGAAGCTGCCCTACCACGCCACGCTGGGTGTCCAGATGTGGTGGGACAATGGAAGCTTACCCATCTGGATCACAGCCCAGAGGCAG GGCCTAAAGACCGGCTCCTTCTTCTACCCTGGCGGGAACGTCACCTACCAAAACGTGGCCGTGACGCTGAGCCGGAAGGAAGGCGCTCTGCACAACTACGGAAACGAGGCGGAGTGGAAAGCCAACATCGACACGGTGATGAGCTGGTTCACGGGGGAGGGCCTGGACCTGGTCACGCTCTACTTCGGGGAGCCCGACTCCACGGGCCACAAGTACGGCCCCGAGTCCCAGCAGAGGAAGGACATGGTGATGCAGGTGGACAGGACCGTGGGCTACCTCCGGGACAGCATCAGGAGCAGCGGCCTGGAGGACAGCCTCAACCTGATCATCACCTCGGACCACGGCATGACCACCGTCCACAAGCAGGCCCAGGACCTGGTGGAGTTCCACAAGTTCCCCAACTTCACCTTCAAGGACATCGAGTTTGAGCTCCTGGACTACGGGCCGAACGGGATGCTGCTCCCCAAGGAGGGCAGGCTGGAGAAGGTGTACGAGGTCCTCAAGGACGCCCACCCCAAACTGCACGTCTTCAAGAAGGAGTCCTTCCCCTCGTCCCTCCACTACGCCAACAACTCCAGGATCACCCCCTTGCTCATGTTCAGCGACCCTGGCTACGTCATCCACGGG AGACTGAGCGTGCAATTCAACAAGGGGGAACACGGCTTTCACAACAATGTCACAGACATGAAGACCATCTTCCGGGCCGTGGGCCCCAGCTTCAAGCGGGGCCTGGAGGTGGAGCCCTTCGAGAGCATCCACGTGTACGAGCTCATGTGCAAGCTGCTGGGCATCGTGCCCGAGGCCAACGACGGGTCCCTCAGCGTCCTGCTGCCCACACTGCAGGAAACCAGCCACGGGCCCCTCAGCACCGTGTCGCCCACACTGCAGAAAACCAGCCACGGGCCCCTCAGCACCGTGTCGCCCACACTGCAGAAAACCAGCCACGGGCCCCTCAGCACCGTGTCGCCCACGTCCCCCTCAG GGATGGCCGTCAGCCGTGTGGGGCCGCCTTCTCCTTCCCCGCCCCAGCCTCTGGAAACATCTCGAGTACCCGACACCATGCAGCGCACTTTGCGCATCTTGGGAGCAGCACAGAAGGGGAGCAGccttgttgggggtggggagactgagggCCAGGGAG gccccgcccccacaagCCGTGCCGTCTGCGGCCACGCGGGGGCGCGCGGGAGCCCCGCGCGGGAAGGTCCCGCGGCCCGGCTCCAGCTTCCACCCGGGGCGCAGGGCCGGTGGCGGGGACGCTTTGCCTGA